The proteins below are encoded in one region of Silene latifolia isolate original U9 population chromosome 2, ASM4854445v1, whole genome shotgun sequence:
- the LOC141636111 gene encoding F-box protein At3g07870-like, whose translation MSDINPCISEDIWFEILKELPVKTLGKCRCVCKSWHSIIVSASFIAAHLKHYTGNDTNSLILYKGSDERYILFRDLAQLKKGNKLHTSDFPFVVPVHNLTFCFKFVGSVNGLLCVSDSRYLSPTDRILLWNPLIQKSIKLSKSTFTGEKSVVGFGYDYRRNDHLLVKISYWGINMPLVEVYSVQGRTWRTISSKYLVDNLINNISSLHCFCNGIIHWLTTQEAEINSSLRKWLLLFDV comes from the coding sequence ATGTCAGATATAAATCCATGTATCTCTGAAGACATATGGTTCGAAATCTTAAAGGAACTTCCCGTAAAAACCTTAGGCAAATGTCGTTGTGTCTGCAAATCATGGCATTCAATCATTGTTTCCGCGTCTTTTATTGCTGCACACCTTAAGCATTATACCGGAAACGACACAAATTCTTTGATTCTCTATAAAGGATCGGACGAGCGGTATATTCTCTTTCGAGATTTAGCTCAgttaaaaaaaggaaataaacttCACACCTCAGATTTCCCTTTCGTTGTACCTGTTCATAATTTGACGTTCTGCTTCAAGTTCGTGGGGTCTGTTAATGGTTTGTTGTGCGTCTCTGATTCTAGGTATCTTAGCCCGACAGACCGTATCTTGTTATGGAATCCCTTAATTCAGAAATCCATTAAACTTTCTAAGTCCACATTTACTGGCGAAAAATCTGTGGTGGGGTTTGGCTATGATTATCGGAGGAATGATCATCTGTTGGTCAAAATTAGTTATTGGGGAATCAATATGCCGTTGGTAGAGGTTTACTCGGTTCAGGGACGAACATGGAGGACTATTTCCTCTAAGTATTTGGTTGACAACTTGATTAATAATATTTCCTCTTTACACTGCTTTTGTAATGGAATCATTCATTGGCTTACTACTCAAGAGGCCGAAATCAATTCCTCTCTCAGGAAATGGTTGCTTTTATTTGATGTCTAG
- the LOC141636173 gene encoding F-box/kelch-repeat protein At3g23880-like encodes MSDVNPYISQDIWFEIFKELPVKILGKCRCVCKSWHSLIVSPTFMAAHLNHYTQNDANSLLLYRKISLNISQHEQYCFFLDSGRIPLQLSHTSICPFNVFYDSQHCSFFVGSINGLICLSDDGYLGPTIQIMLWNPFLRKTINLPLSMAATIDLDDQTSVLGFGYDSKKNDHRVVKISYSRGNHEFNPLVEVYSVWDRIWRNIPSDYLVGHSIPMVSSSQCFINGVVYWLTSENYVIDNSSFGKWIVSFDIVEETFEKIELPNKILNSWKGEFGILEYKTKLSLSHCEYQRDMDAMVIGAIVHIWVKEEKSWCLILNIAINDYIHMGPIDYLGRNGELFGFARATDKMLILCDILMTKTRLRFTLGIRHFVMKEFLELGLHQDASTKFAAFTESLVLLDDQNTDVCTNDALKSIPYIHST; translated from the coding sequence ATGTCAGATGTAAATCCATATATTTCTCAAGACATATGGTTCGAAATCTTCAAGGAACTTCCTGTGAAAATCTTAGGTAAATGTCGTTGTGTTTGCAAATCATGGCATTCTTTAATTGTTTCCCCTACTTTTATGGCGGCACACCTAAACCACTATACCCAAAACGACGCCAACTCCTTGCTTCTCTACCGTAAAATATCCCTTAATATCTCACAACATGAGCAATACTGTTTCTTTCTCGACTCTGGTCGTATACCCCTTCAACTTAGTCACACCTCAATTTGCCCTTTCAACGTATTTTATGATTCTCAGCATTGCTCTTTCTTTGTGGGCTCAATCAATGGCTTGATATGCCTTTCTGATGATGGTTATCTCGGTCCAACAATCCAAATCATGTTATGGAATCCTTTTCTTCGGAAAACGATCAACTTGCCTTTGTCTATGGCCGCTACCATTGACTTAGATGACCAAACATCTGTGTTAGGCTTTGGTTATGACAGTAAAAAAAATGATCATAGAGTGGTTAAGATTAGTTATTCTCGTGGCAACCACGAGTTCAACCCGTTAGTTGAGGTTTATTCGGTTTGGGATCGGATATGGAGGAATATTCCCTCGGATTATTTAGTTGGTCACTCGATTCCTATGGTTTCCTCTTCACAATGCTTTATTAATGGTGTCGTTTATTGGCTCACTTCGGAAAATTATGTTATCGATAATTCCTCATTTGGCAAATGGATTGTTTCATTCGATATAGTCGAAGAAACTTTTGAAAAGATAGAGTTGCCAAACAAGATTTTAAATTCATGGAAAGGGGAATTCGGTATTCTTGAGTATAAAACTAAGTTATCATTGTCGCATTGCGAGTATCAACGCGACATGGACGCCATGGTCATTGGTGCGATAGTTCATATTTGGGTTAAAGAAGAAAAGTCTTGGTGTTTGATATTGAATATCGCAATTAATGATTATATTCATATGGGTCCAATTGATTACTTGGGGAGGAATGGTGAGCTATTTGGGTTTGCTAGGGCAACTGATAAAATGTTGATTTTGTGTGACATTTTGATGACGAAGACGAGACTACGTTTTACACTTGGTATTCGTCATTTTGTAATGAAAGAGTTTCTTGAACTCGGTCTTCATCAAGATGCATCTACAAAGTTTGCTGCGTTTACTGAGAGTCTTGTATTGCTTGACGACCAAAATACCGATGTTTGCACAAATGATGCACTTAAAAGCATTCCATACATCCATTCAACTTGA
- the LOC141636142 gene encoding uncharacterized protein LOC141636142, protein MSADTNSQSADQDSLYSPLDDPFFLSPTDQPGLKLSETLFDGSNFRQWQRDIIQALLSKNKIGFISGECLLPDKSDKRYNAWIRCDILVSRWIKNSMVKNLHDSFQYTQSSKHLWSELLERFGQLNVLELYELKKELANIKQENASLLDYYGKIKGL, encoded by the coding sequence ATGTCAGCTGATACAAATTCTCAGTCCGCTGATCAAGATTCTCTCTATTCTCCTCTCGATGATCCATTCTTTCTGTCACCAACTGATCAACCTGGGTTGAAACTGTCTGAAACTCTGTTTGATGGGTCTAATTTCCGTCAATGGCAGCGGGATATAATTCAGGCTCTTCTCTCCAAAAACAAGATTGGTTTTATTTCTGGTGAATGCCTTCTTCCTGACAAGTCAGATAAAAGGTACAATGCTTGGATTCGTTGTGATATACTTGTTTCTCGATGGATAAAGAATTCTATGGTTAAGAATTTGCATGATAGTTTTCAATATACTCAGTCGTCTAAGCATCTTTGGTCAGAATTACTTGAACGTTTTGGCCAGCTTAATGTGCTAGAATTGTACGAGTTAAAGAAAGAACTTGCTAATATTAAACAAGAAAATGCTTCTTTGTTGGACTATTATGGCAAAATCAAGGGATTATGA